GGTCAGGGCCGGAGCCTCGGCGGTCAGCTCGAACCAGTCCTGCCGCTGGACGGTCGCCAGCCTGCCCTCCAGCGCGGCCAGGCGGGTGGTCAGGTTGCCGATGCCCGACGAGCCCGGCCGTCCCGCGGCCGAGCTCACGCCGTCGTTGCGGACGCGCAGCCGCGCCACGCCGTCCACCCGGGTGGTCGTGATCGCGCAGTGGCGCGCCGAGCTGTGGCGCAGCACGTTGGTGACGGACTCCCTGAGCACCGTGCTCAGCACGGTCTCGACCGGCTCGCCGAGCTCCCCGTGACCGAGGTCGAGCATGACGGAGATGCCGGCCGCCTCCAGCACCGCGCGGGCCGAGTCGGCCTCCGCGGCCAGCGACAGGGAGGGGGCGTCGCCGGAGACCGCCCGCAGGTCCCGCTCGGCCCGCTCGACCATCGCCGGCACCTCGTCGAGCCGCGCCCACGCCGCCTCGGGATCGAGCCTGCGCGCCAGCTCGCACGTGAGCAGGATCGCCGCGAGGTTGTGGCCGAGCAGGTCGTGCAGGTCGCGCGCGGCCCGCAGGCGCTCCTCGACGACCGCCGAGCGGGCCAGGACCTGCCGCGACTCCACCAGCTCCTTGACCACCTGGGCCAGCCGCACCAGCCCGTAGACGACCAGGCCGGTCACCAGCGCGCTGACCGTGTAGTTGACGGTCACCGGCGCCGGCAGGGCCAGCAGCGTTCCAGCCCAGGCGACGCTCGCCAGCACCGCTCCCACCAGCGGCAGCGCCACCTTCCACGGAAAGGCGAGCAGGACCGGCCCCGCCAGGAACCCGGCCACGCCCAGCCACGACATGCCGAGGAACGGGAGCGGCGCGTAGGTGAGCACCGTCATCACGGCCAGGGAGGTCATGTGGCGGCCCGTGACCGAGCGGAGCTGGAGGAAGCAGATCACCGCGAGGAGCGCCACGGAGACCCACACGTGGTCGGTGAGCAGCAGGCCCTTCAGCGAGAAGCCGGCCAGCACGGCGGCGAGCAGGGTGAGCGAGAGCGCGTAGGCGCCGTCGCGCTCGGGGGCGGGGCGGGTGTCGGGGAGCACGGCCTCGACCGTGAGCCTGCCCTCGGCGCTCATGGACGTGACGATCGTGCCGCCCGCCTCCTCGATCCTGGCCGGCAGGTCGCCTATGGCCTGCGCCTCTGCCGTGCGGGCGCCGTCGTGGGAGACGCGCAGCCGTACCGTGCCCTCCTCCCCTGCGGTCTCGATCAGGCAGCTGGTGGCGGCGCGGCGCCGGACCACCTCGGTCACCGTCTCGCGCAGCACGGCGGCCAGCAGCGCGCCCGCGGGCCCCAGCGGCTCGTGGTGGCCCACCCTGACCTCGGCGGTGATCCCCTCGGCCGCCAACATCGCCCTCGCGGTGGTGATCTCGGGCGTCAGCGACATGGCCCGGAAGCTCGCCGCGGCGGCGCGGGCGTCGGCCAGGGCGCGCCTGGCGGTGTCCACGTCGGGCCGGCCCGCCCTGGCGCTGTCGGCGATCACGGCCAGCGCCCGGCCCAGACCCTCGTTCAGCTCGGCGGCGATGCGCAGCCGCTCCTCGGCGACCGCGGTCATCGCCAGCGCGAGCCTGGTGGCGTGGACCTCGCCGACCCGGTCGGTCAGCCGGGTGAGTCCGTAGACGATCAGCGCGATCAGTACCGCGCTGATCGTCGGATCGGCGGGGCCGAGCAGCGCGGCGCTGACCGCGACCGCGGGCGCCAGCGGCCACAGCCGGGTCAGCAGGAGCGAGCCGGCGGCGAAGCCGAGGATCCCGACCGAGGTGCCCATGGTGAGCACCGAGGTGTAGGCGGCCACCGCGACGACGACCGGCAGCCACCACCTGCGATGCACGACGAAGGCGGCCTGCGCGGCGAACACCACCAGGGCCAGCGGCGAGCCCGCCACCACATAGATGCCCGCGAAGCCACCGAGTACGACGAAGGTGATTAACCGGGCATTTTGCGGCATCCCCGCAGCTTAGGAGAAGCCCCTGGGGAGCACGGCGACGGGGCAGGTCGAAGCGCGCAGCACCTTCATCGCCACCTCGCCGAGGAAGACCCGGTGCGGCTGGGCGTCCTCGCTGGCCGCGCAGACCAGCAGCTCGCCGGGCGGCCACTCCACACTGGCCAGCGCGGAGGTCACGTCGTAGCCCTCCGCCGTCTCGGCCTCCGCCTCGATGCCGGTGCTCTCCCACGCCAGCCGTACGGCCAGCGCCAGGTCGTCGCGGAGCTTGCCGCTGTCCTCGGTGCGCAGGTCGAGGGTGATGAGCCGCATGGGCACACCCAGCCTGAGCGCCGCCTGCGCCACCCGCTCGACCGCCTCGTCGGCCTGCGGCCGGTGCACGTAGGCCAGGGTCAGGCGGGTCGGCGCGCCGAGCGGCGGGTAGCCCGAGGGCGTGATCATGACCGCCTCCGGCGACAGGTGCAGCAGGTGGTCGGCCGCGCTGCCGATCGCGATGCGGCCGCGCGGCCCTCCGGGAGGCGACCCGATCACGATCAGGTCGGCCCTGATCCTGCTGGCCAGCACCGACAGACCGCGGCCCGTCCCGCGGTTCTCGAAGGCGATGTACTCCGCGGGGACCTCGTTCAGCTGGTCGGCCGCGTGCGCCAGATTGGCCTGCGCCTCGACGGCGAGTCCGGGACTCCCCTTGGGGTGGATCGCGGCCACGGTCAGCTCGCCGCCGGTGACGCCGGTGATGGCGGCCCCGAGTGCGAGAGCGTCACGTCCACCCGAGTCGTGCGTGTATCCGACGACGACGTGCTCTCCGATCACCCTGCGCCCTTACCCCATGTGACCTGGGAATATTCATGATTCGTCAGGGGTTGTACTTCTTGGATTCACGGAGGTGAGCACGACGAAGATCACGCTGGACACCCGTTTCAATGGCTCCTCCGGCCCCGTCACGTTGCGCGACGCCGTCCGCAGGATGAAGGCGCACGAGATGGCCTGCACCGTCGAGCCCGAGCTGCTCGAAGGCAAGGCCAACGTCTTCTGCGACTGCGTCGAGCGCGGTTTCACACCGCTCCGCGGCGAGATCATGGCGGCCTATTACGTGGCGGAGCGCGACGCCGCGCTCGACGCGTTCGACAGAGGGCTGATCACCGAGGGCGAACTGCTGCAGAAGCGCATCGACCTCGACCGGCAGGTGCTCGGTCACCTGTCCCTTTCCTGACTTTCGTCAAGGTCAGGTAACCGGCCGAATGGCCGAAGCGGCCGACCGCCCGCTTCCCTAGGGTTCATGTTCATCGATCTTTCACCGATTGGACATGACACGAGATGTACGGGGACATCGTCGGCTTCGCGATGAGCACACCGGCGTGGGTGCACGCCCTCGCGGAGGTCGGGACCGACGCGGGACTTCTGCTCTTCGCGGCACTCTTCGCACTGGCGTTCTGGCGGGTCAGGGCCGCGCCCGACCGTGATCTGGCCCTCACCCTGGCCGGACCGGTCGCGGTCGTCGGCGCCTATGTGCTCAGCGAGGCCGTCAAGCTCCTCATCAGGGAGGAACGGCCGTGCAGGGGCGGGGTCGCCACCATCGCGGCCTGCCCGCCGGTCGGCGACTGGTCCTTTCCCAGCAACCATGCCGTGATCGCGGCCGCCTCCGCGGGCGCGCTGACCCTGGTGTGGCGGCGGCTGGCCTGGCTGGTGCTGCCGCTGGCCGCGCTGATGGCGTTCTCGCGCGTGTTCGTCGGTGTCCACTACCCGCACGACGTGGCGATCGGCTACCTGTTCGGCGTCACCATGGCACCCCTGCTCGCGCTGCTGCTGGTCGGCACCATCACCCCGTTGGTACGGCGAACGCGTCAGTGGCTGCCACCAGCCTGGCGAGGATCCCAGGCTCGGTGAAGGCGTGCCCCGCGTCGTGCACGATGTGGAACTCCGCCTCGGGCCAGGCCTTGTGCAGGTCCCACGCGGTGGCCATCGGCGTGCAGGCGTCGTAGCGGCCCTGCACGATGACGGCGGGGATGTGCCTGATCCTGTCGACGTCGCGGATGAGCTGCTCGGGCTCGAAGAACCCGCCGTTGACGAAGTAGTGGTTCTCGATCCTGGCGAACGACACGGCCTTGCGCTCCTCGGCGTACTCGGCCACGTGCTCCGGATCGGGATAGAGCGTGATGGTCGCCGCCTCCCACTGCGCCCAGGCGCGGGCGGCGGCCAGCCGTACCTGGTCGTCGGGGCTGTCGAGCCTGCGGGCGAAGGCCGCGATCAGATCGCCGCGCTCCTCCTCCGGGATGGGGGCGAGGTACGACTCCCACAGGTCGGGGAAGAGGAACGAGGCGCCCTCCTGGTAGAACCAGCGCAGCTCGGCCGGCCTCAGCGTGAAGATGCCGCGCAGGATCAGCTCGGTGACCCTGTCCGGATGCGTCTGCGCGTAGGCGAGCGCGAGCGCGCTGCCCCATGACCCGCCGAAGACCTGCCACGTGTCGATGCCGAGGTGCTCGCGCAGCAGCTCCATGTCCCTGACCAGGTGCCAGGTGGTGTTGTCCTTCAGCGACACCCGCGGATCACCCGCGTGGGGCCTGCTGCGCCCGCAGTTGCGCTGGTCGAACAGCACGATCCGGTACGCCGAGGGGTCCCACTGCCGGCGGTGCTTGGCCGAACAGCCGCTGCCCGGGCCGCCGTGCAGCATGACGGCTGGTCTGCCCGCGGGGTTGCCGCAGACCTCCCAGTAGATCTCGTTGCCGTCGCCGACGTCGAGCAGGCCGTGCTCGTAGGGCTCGATGGGTGGATAGAGGCTCATGGGATCCTGTCTTACCTGAACCGGTCGGTGGCGGCGACCAGCTCCCTGGCCACGGCGGGTTCGCCGCCCGAGTGCCCCGCGCCCTCCACGATCCTGAGATCCGCCTCGGGCCAGGCCCGGTGCAGGTCCCACGCCGTGGCGATGGGGGTGGCCAGATCGTAGCGGCCCTGCACGATGACGGCGGGGATGTGCCTGATCTTGTGGATGTCGCGGATGAGCTGCCCTTCCTCGAGGAAGCCGCGGTTCACCACGTAGTGGCTCTCGATCATCGCGAAGGTCAGGGCCAAGTCGTCGTCGATCGGGCCCTCGTCCGGGATGAGGTTGCAGATCGCCATCTCCCAGCGGGTCCACGCCCTGGCGGCGGCCAGCCGTACGGACGGGTCGGGGTCGGCGAAGCGGCGGCGGTAGTCGGCGATCAGATCGCCGTCGACGCCCGCGGTGAAACGCTCCCAGTGGTCGGGAAGCAGGTCACGGGCGGGCTCCCAGCGCAGCTCGGACTCCCGCATCGTGAAGATGCCGCGCAGGATCAGCTCGGTGACCCTGCCCGGATGGGTCTGCGCGTAGGCGAGCGCGAGCGTGCTGCCCCACGACCCGCCGAAGACCTGCCAGGTGTCGATGCCGAGGTGCTCGCGCAGCAGCTCGATGTCCTGGACGAGGTGCCAGGTGGTGTTGTGCTCCAGCGACACGCCGGGGTCTCGCACGTGCGGCCGGCTCCTGCCGCAGTTGCGCTGGTCGAACAGGGCGACGCGGTAGGCGGCGGGGTCGAACAGCTGCCGGTGGACGGGGAGGAGCCCGCCACCCGGGCCGCCGTGCAGGAAGACGACAGGCTTGCCCGCGGGGTTGCCGCAGACCTCCCAGTAGATCTCGTTGCCGTCGCCGACGTCGAGCATGCCCGACTGGTGCGGCTCGATGGGTGGGTAGAGCGCCATGTCTCGATCATGCAGGCCGGACGGCCTTAGCGCGCGCTCCACTCGAAGCGGTCGAGGAAGCCGCGCTCGCCGATGGCGTACTCGTGGAAGGCCCTGCGGACCTCTTCGAGGGCGGGCACCATCGTGCTGCGGATCGTGCCCTCCTTGTACTCCAGCTCGTAGCCCGGCGAGACCTGGATGAAGTGGTGGCCGAAGGTCACCAGGACGGCGAAGGGGTTCTGCGGCGAGAGCGTGCCGAGCACGTCGTGCACCAGCGCCAGGTCGGGGTTGGTCACCAACATGCCGTCGCCGGTGTGGAGCTGGGTCTCGGGGTTGATCCCGAGCGGGGCCAGGTTGTGCACCAGGTGACGCTGCGGGTCGTAGCAGACCAGGCCGTGGCGGCGGGCCAGCGCGAAGACGCGGTTGGAGACCTCGTCGAGGTCGTCCGGCTCCATGACGATCAGCGCGTGCTCGGGGAAGACCTTCGCGTGGCCGGGCAGTTCCTTCGCCAGCGCGGCCACCTCCGCGACCACCGCGTCGCCCGGCGGCGCGCCCTTGGCCAGGCGATAGGTCTGCGCGGCCTGCTCCCTGGTGATCGGTTCGTCCTCGCGCCAGACCATCAGCTCCATGCTCATGCCCCCTATCTTGCCGCGCGGGCGGCGGGCGAGCGACACCATGGCTACGATATGCGCTTGAGTAGTCACCAATCGTGAGGAACGCCGGTGCGACGGTCGATTCGAGACAGCCGGGCGCTCGCCAAGCCGTACCGCGACCTGGTCTGGCTCGCCTACCTGGCGCTGCCGGCGTGGACCGGCGATCACCGCAGGGTGGTGCTCGCCCACCGCCTCGCCGCGGCCACGCTCTCCCGTCACCAGGACGAGGAGCCCGTGCGGCTGCGCGCCCTGCTGCTGCGCGCGGCCCTGCGGGCCAGGCCGCGCCCCTGGTCGGGCCGGCTGGCCACCGTCGAGGCGGTGCCCGCCGTGACCAGGAGCGGCGACGTCGACTTCACCCGCGCCCTGGAGGCCGTGCCCGCCCCCGCCAGGGCGGCGTACGCGCTGCTCCGGCTGGAGGAGCGCCCCGCCGACGAGATCGCCCAGGTGTTGACGGAGGCGGGCGTGTCCGACCCGGCGGGCGCCCTGGCGGCGGTCGCCGAGATGGAGGAGCGGTTCGGCGCCAGCGCCGCGCTGCACCGGCCCGCCGCCGATCCCTGCCTGGCCAGGCTGTACGGCAGGCTCGACGTCGAGGCGCCGCGCAGGCTGGTGGCGGGGCTGGTGTTCTGCGTGGTGGCGGTGCTCGCCGCGGTGCCCTGGCTCGGCGCCGACCGGCCCAGCTCGGCCGCCTCGCCGCAGGCCACCCCGAGCACGGCCGCGCCAGAGGCGTGGCGCACCACCACGGAGCTCGACCTCGGCACCTGGCCGCCGCGCGGCGACCTCCTGTCCGACCGCGCGCTGATCGCCAGGGCGCTGCGCGCGTGGGGGCCACGCCATCCGCAGCTGCTCTACGCGGGGCGGTTCGGCGCGACCACGGTCGTGCTGCTCAGACGGCACTCGCAGGTGGCCCGCTACGTCGAGACCGGGGGCAGGCCGACGCTCGAGGTGCTTCCCGAGCCGGGCGGCGGAAGTCCGCTCAAGCTCACCACCACCGCCAAGGGCAGCCGCTACCTGCTCCCGCCGTGGGTCACCGAGGCCGCCACGGCGCCGTTCGACGGCGGCTGGCGCCCGGCGGCGATCGACGACGGGATGATCGGGCCCGTTCCCGTGTTGCGCGAGGGCGGGTGCTGGCGTGGGCCGCTGGTCAGGCTGCGCGCG
This window of the Nonomuraea africana genome carries:
- a CDS encoding phosphatase PAP2 family protein; this translates as MYGDIVGFAMSTPAWVHALAEVGTDAGLLLFAALFALAFWRVRAAPDRDLALTLAGPVAVVGAYVLSEAVKLLIREERPCRGGVATIAACPPVGDWSFPSNHAVIAAASAGALTLVWRRLAWLVLPLAALMAFSRVFVGVHYPHDVAIGYLFGVTMAPLLALLLVGTITPLVRRTRQWLPPAWRGSQAR
- the pip gene encoding prolyl aminopeptidase; its protein translation is MALYPPIEPHQSGMLDVGDGNEIYWEVCGNPAGKPVVFLHGGPGGGLLPVHRQLFDPAAYRVALFDQRNCGRSRPHVRDPGVSLEHNTTWHLVQDIELLREHLGIDTWQVFGGSWGSTLALAYAQTHPGRVTELILRGIFTMRESELRWEPARDLLPDHWERFTAGVDGDLIADYRRRFADPDPSVRLAAARAWTRWEMAICNLIPDEGPIDDDLALTFAMIESHYVVNRGFLEEGQLIRDIHKIRHIPAVIVQGRYDLATPIATAWDLHRAWPEADLRIVEGAGHSGGEPAVARELVAATDRFR
- a CDS encoding histidine kinase, which codes for MPQNARLITFVVLGGFAGIYVVAGSPLALVVFAAQAAFVVHRRWWLPVVVAVAAYTSVLTMGTSVGILGFAAGSLLLTRLWPLAPAVAVSAALLGPADPTISAVLIALIVYGLTRLTDRVGEVHATRLALAMTAVAEERLRIAAELNEGLGRALAVIADSARAGRPDVDTARRALADARAAAASFRAMSLTPEITTARAMLAAEGITAEVRVGHHEPLGPAGALLAAVLRETVTEVVRRRAATSCLIETAGEEGTVRLRVSHDGARTAEAQAIGDLPARIEEAGGTIVTSMSAEGRLTVEAVLPDTRPAPERDGAYALSLTLLAAVLAGFSLKGLLLTDHVWVSVALLAVICFLQLRSVTGRHMTSLAVMTVLTYAPLPFLGMSWLGVAGFLAGPVLLAFPWKVALPLVGAVLASVAWAGTLLALPAPVTVNYTVSALVTGLVVYGLVRLAQVVKELVESRQVLARSAVVEERLRAARDLHDLLGHNLAAILLTCELARRLDPEAAWARLDEVPAMVERAERDLRAVSGDAPSLSLAAEADSARAVLEAAGISVMLDLGHGELGEPVETVLSTVLRESVTNVLRHSSARHCAITTTRVDGVARLRVRNDGVSSAAGRPGSSGIGNLTTRLAALEGRLATVQRQDWFELTAEAPALTWTRQARPAAGSSAPPDPARF
- a CDS encoding universal stress protein; translated protein: MIGEHVVVGYTHDSGGRDALALGAAITGVTGGELTVAAIHPKGSPGLAVEAQANLAHAADQLNEVPAEYIAFENRGTGRGLSVLASRIRADLIVIGSPPGGPRGRIAIGSAADHLLHLSPEAVMITPSGYPPLGAPTRLTLAYVHRPQADEAVERVAQAALRLGVPMRLITLDLRTEDSGKLRDDLALAVRLAWESTGIEAEAETAEGYDVTSALASVEWPPGELLVCAASEDAQPHRVFLGEVAMKVLRASTCPVAVLPRGFS
- the pip gene encoding prolyl aminopeptidase encodes the protein MSLYPPIEPYEHGLLDVGDGNEIYWEVCGNPAGRPAVMLHGGPGSGCSAKHRRQWDPSAYRIVLFDQRNCGRSRPHAGDPRVSLKDNTTWHLVRDMELLREHLGIDTWQVFGGSWGSALALAYAQTHPDRVTELILRGIFTLRPAELRWFYQEGASFLFPDLWESYLAPIPEEERGDLIAAFARRLDSPDDQVRLAAARAWAQWEAATITLYPDPEHVAEYAEERKAVSFARIENHYFVNGGFFEPEQLIRDVDRIRHIPAVIVQGRYDACTPMATAWDLHKAWPEAEFHIVHDAGHAFTEPGILARLVAATDAFAVPTG